A stretch of DNA from Natrinema halophilum:
TTCCCCGACGTTCGATGGGAGTGCATTTCTATCGAGGATGCGAGTGTGGCCCCGCTCGTTATTCGTGTTTTCGTTCTTCGGTCCGTTCGCCGAACAGGACTGCAAGCAAGTTATACTGCGCCTTTCGCAATTTCGTGCTGAGGGTCGACTGGCTGATATCGAGGCGCTTGGCCACGTCTTCGCTGGTCGCCGTCTGCGGAACCGCGTAGTATCCCATTCGGAACGAAGTCTCCAGTGCGTTCAACTGGTCTTCCGTCAGCTTTCCGCGAACGGTGTACTTCAGTCGGTCCGAACCGAGCGGGTAGGTGAGGGTGTCGACCTGCGTCGTTCCGACGAGCTCGAAGGAACCGTACGCCGCTTCGATCTCGTCGGCAAACCCCTTGAGATGGTCCCAATCGCGGACCGAGGCGATCGCTTTGAGCCGCCCCTGCTCGACGTATATCCGGTGTGGCACGGCGCCGTTCGTGACGATCGTCTCCAGGATGAACCGTTTCGGTTCGTCTACCAGCAAGAGCACGTACCAGACACGCGACGTTCTGGTCAATCTCGACGAATCGAGGACCTCTACCGCAGAGAGGGCGGAGAGTTCGGACCCGAGGTCGACGTCCGACTCGGTCGTCATCGTGAGAAACTCGAGCCAGGAATCGTTACCCGCGTAAATCGCGTTATCCAATTCGATTCGAGACAGATCCGTGATTTCCGCTTCGAGTCGTTTCAATTCCCCCGACGCACGCATCTGGAATTCAATACGTAAAATCGTGATCACCCCTTTGACGCAACCGATCACCAGTACGGTTTCCGAAGCGACTTTTTGTCTATCTTCCCGTACGGCGTCTCCGGCAGTTTTCCGACGGTGTCCATCGTTCGGGGAATCTGGTGGTCGTCGAGCCCCTCGTCCCGGCAGAATTCCTGGATCGACTCGAGTGGCACGTCCGTCTCTACGACAACGACCGCTTTGACGATCTGTTCGACGTTCAGCCGATCCCTAGTCACGACGTCGAGTGCATCCCTGTCGTTGGGAATCCCGATTATCGCGACCTGTTGGACGTCTGGATGGCGCTGCACGACGTTTTCCACTTCGCTCGAGAACACGAGTTGGCCGTCCGAAATGATTACGTCCTGGATGCGATCGAGTACGTACAGCCGCCCGTCGTCTCCGATGCGACCGAGATCGCCGGTGTGAATCCGGTCCGGCTGTTCGCTGACGAGCGCGTCCCGCTTTCGGTACCCTTTCATCGCGTAAGGGGACGTGACGACGATCTCCCCGATGTCGCCGTCCCACCTGTCCTCTCGGTCGACGATCGAGACGTCCGCGAGCTGGACCGGGTAGCCGGTCGATAGCAACACGTCCTCGCGGTCCGGATCGTGATCTGACTTCGAGAGCACCGAAACGAGGTTCGGGACCTCGGTGAGCCCGTACAACTGGATGAACACCTGCCCGAGGGTCTCGATTCCCCGCTTGAGGACGGCGGATGGGATCGACGACGCGCCGTAGACGAGCGTCTGCAACGAACTCGTGTCCGCCTCCTCGAACTCCGGTGCGTCGAGCAGTTCGGAGACCATCGTCGGCACGAGAAACGACCAGGTGATCCGTTCCGCTGCGATCGTTTGCAGGAACTGCGCGGGTTCGAACTCCCGTTCGAGGACGATCGTCCCACCCTGCGTCAGTATCGCTCGAGCGATGAACCCTGCCGAGTGACCGAGCGGCGTCGTGAGAAGCGCCCGCTCCTGTTTGCAAATCTCGAGTTCGGCGATGTGGGAGTACGTGTTCAGGATTAGCCCTCGATGAGTGTGCATCACGCCTTTCGGCTCGCCCGTCGTTCCGCCGGTATAGTAGATCGCTGCGACGTCTTCCGGGGACGGATTCATCGCCGGAACATCGGTGTCAGCTTTCGACAGGAGTTCGTCGAAACTGTGGAACCCGATCGGAAACTCCGTTTCCCCCTCGATTCCGATGACGTAGTCGATGTCGAACGAAGCGTCCCGCTGGAGATCCCGCCCGGTCGAAAAGAACGATGGACCGATAACGAGGGTGCGTGCGTCGGCGTCATCCAGAATAGACCGAATCGAGTCCTCGTCCAATTTGCTGTTCAGCGGGATTACGGTTGCGCCTGCCCGGATCGCACCGATTTCCGTGATCAGGTACTCGGGCCGATTCTCCACCATGATCGCGATGCAGTCGCCCGCTTTGATACCCATCGAGCGAAAAGCGGACGCGAGTCGTGCGGTTCGCTCCTCGATCGTCGCGTACGATAGCGTTTCATCGCGGAATGCGACTGCGATATCGTTTTCGTGACGGCGAAGTAGTGTATCGTAAAATTCGGGAAGTGAAGGCATCCGGTTGTTCATCTATGTACACCAGAGCGGGGGTTCTTTGGCCGTACTGGGCAGACTCAATCGATTTACTTAAACCACTCGTTCAAGCTGCCAGCCCTCGATCGAATGCGACGGCGGGACGATCAGCCGGTTGTCGTCTGTCTCCGCGCGATTCGCGACTGCCGAGGAGAATCGTCCCAGATTCGTTCTTTCCTGAGTACCGGGCGCCGTCGTCGACGTCGTGATAGCACGATCCGACCGGCCGAGCGCATCACGTAGCAGCGAGCCGTTCCGTCGGCGTAGTGTCTCCCCCGGAGCGTCCACCTGTCGCCTTCACGCACGCGAGCGACTCGCTCGAGGACTTCATGATCGTCGAGTCCTGCCAGATCCGGATTCCGAACGGCGTCGAGAACTCACACTCTCGAGGTCGAACCGTTTGAGGGGACGTCTCGAGGTCCAACCGTTGTGAGGGGACGTTCCGATGCGGAATCTGTTGGTGGCGGTGAGCTGAAAAGCGGACGTTCGGGTCCGCTGTTAATCACCGGTCATCGCGATCGACTTTCTGGCCCCAGAAGCCCGCGTGTTTCCGAACGACGAGGTCGTCTTCGATCGGCAGTTGACACGATAACCGGAGTCCCGAGTCGGGACTGTGCGGTGGCAGTTTGAGTCGACGCCGCTCTTTGTCCGACGGGTCGCTGACGTCGCCGCGCACAATTTCGACGGCACACGTGCCACAGATTCCGTTTCCGTGACAGTTCGTGTACTGCGCCGCTCCGTTGTGCGGAGTGAGCCCCGCATCGAGCAGCGTTTGCCGAAGATTGTCACCGATGTCGGCTTCGATCGTTTCACCCTCGTATTCGACGGTGGGCATGTGTCACGCTGCCACGTCTACGCACAAATACGTTCGACCACCTCGTCGGTTCTCTTCGGCACGTCGTTCTCGAGCGGGGCTACTATACCGTCGTGATCGAGTCGTCTTTCGTCGCGATCGAGCGGACTATCCAGTTCCGACTCCTCCACGATGGAGCGATGGCACCCGAAGAAATCAGCAGCAGCCACCACCGGCTCTACCAGCGAGGAGCGGCGGCTGGATTGGACGACGATCGATTCGGCGAGGAACTCGCGGAACTGTGGAACCAGAACCGAACGAAAACGTACTATCGACTTGGGATCGCAACCGAGAAACAGGCCGAGGTGATGCACCAACTCGCGACCAGCTTCCACCACCATCTCGTTTCGACGAGCCGGGTCAAACACGAGTCCATTTGTGAGTAATGAAAGTGCACCGAACTGCCATTCCTGGGGTAGAATGCTGAAATATTTCATGTTTGACTGTAGACGCTCGTCTCGTGGGTGGATGCTACCGCGTATCCGACAAACAGCCGACCGTCAGTTACCCCGCCGCCGGATGTACAACAGGACGCCGAGCATCGCGACGACTACGGGTACCCCCACGAAGAGAGCACCGACGATCGCTAACTGACCGACTGTCGATCGTTCCGCCCGTTCGCCGAGCCAGAACCAGTAGAGGCTGCCCTGATACCGGACGGTAATCCGGTCGTGGAGAATGAGTTCCGTCGTCTCGTTCAGGTGACGGGCGCGCGTTTCGGGGATGACTGTGCTACTGTCGTCACTGCCGTCGTACAGTTCGTCGAACGCTTCCCGAGCGTCGGCAGAGAGGTTCCCGTAGTCGGTGATGGTGGTGCTGTTCGGGCCTGCGTCGTCGCCATCCTGTTCGGGAAAAAAGTCGTCGTTTTCCAGCATGTGGATGGACATCGTGTAGTCGTAACTGTTGGCCTCGACAGCGGACGCGAATGTGAGCCCACCGATGCCGGCACCACAGAGACCACCGACGACGAGGATGGCCGCAAGCACTCGCCAGGGATCGAGAGCGGACACGTCAGTTGGTTACTTTTCCTTGTCTATAATATTTTCTCTGTAAGCCATCGGAACTGTCCTCCTGGGATAGCGCCAGCGGGCCGAACAGTGTCCCTGGGTCCCGAACCCGTCGACACGCTCACGCAGGTGATCATCAGGTTTCAGCAGTCACTGACTGGAGAATCTCTGGGTCGCTTCAAGTACGTCAACCACCGCGTCAGCGCTGGAATCACCATCGAGCGAATTCCGGCAGGCCGTCACTGCCACCACCGACCCGCGTACCGTCTGAGAATTGGGGCACCATCGGACAACCGATCGTGGAGTCGCGTTCGATACAACTCACACGGCTGTCCCGTCACCACTATGTCGTCATGCTCTCACTGTTATCCACCGATTCTAATGACAAAGCCGATCGAAGGCGAGACGAGAACGTTCGAGCGAACATTTACGGTCGAAGATGTACAGCGGTTTGCGGAACTCTCCGGTGACGACCAACCTCGTCATACTGAGCCGGCTGAAGACGGGCGAGTGATGGTACAGGGGTTGTTGACCGCGACTCTCCCGACGAAACTGGGGAGCGATAACGAAGTGTTGGCCAGTACGATGGAATTTGACTTCCATCAGCCGGTCTACACTGGCGAACCGATCACGTGCCGATCGACGTTCGACACAGTCGTGGAACGAGATGACCGCTACGAATTCGTGTCGGATGTCGTTTGTGAGAACGCGGACGGTGAAACTGTGTTGACCTCGGCGACTGAGGGTATTATCTGGAAAGACGAGTAACTCGATCACCGAGACGTACACTCGGTAGTGTGAGTTTTGCGAGTCCGAGAATTCTCGGACAACCACCACAGTACAGTCTTGGTATGGTACAGACTAGTTGTCCGTCTCACGTTCCGTTACTACCGTCGCCGGATTACCCTGTACGACGACATCGTCGGGCACATCATTCGTTACGACAGATCCAGCTGCAACAACAGCGTTGTCACCGACCGTCACACCAGGATTGAGAACTGCTTGGCCACCGATCCAGACGTTATCGCCGACCGTAACGGGCTTGCCGTACTCTGGCCCTTTGACTCGCTCGTTCGCGTCAAGCGGGTGGGTTGCGGTATAGATGTGGACGCCCGGGCCGATCTGGCAGTTCTGGCCAATATCCACCCGGCACACGTCTACAATGACGCAGTCGAAATTCGCATAGAAGTCCTAACCCACGTGGATATTGTATCCGTAGTCACAGCGAAACGGCGGCTCTCCATGACACTAATCGCCACGTGATCCGAGTAATTCTCCCAGCAGCTCTCGACGTTTCTCGTTATTGTCTGGTGCCGTCCGGTTGTAGCGTCTCGTGAGGTCACGCGCATACTCTACGGTCGGCCACGAGTTCGGGATCATCGGCGTCATACAGCTCTCCGTTCACAATCTTCTCTTTTTCACTACCCATAGCTTCGGGTGCCCAGCTAAATCGAATACGTATTCCGGACTCTGTCCCAGGCAATACACACTGTACGTAGCGCGGTATTCAGAGGATATCTCTTGAACGAAGTCCG
This window harbors:
- a CDS encoding helix-turn-helix domain-containing protein, with translation MIGCVKGVITILRIEFQMRASGELKRLEAEITDLSRIELDNAIYAGNDSWLEFLTMTTESDVDLGSELSALSAVEVLDSSRLTRTSRVWYVLLLVDEPKRFILETIVTNGAVPHRIYVEQGRLKAIASVRDWDHLKGFADEIEAAYGSFELVGTTQVDTLTYPLGSDRLKYTVRGKLTEDQLNALETSFRMGYYAVPQTATSEDVAKRLDISQSTLSTKLRKAQYNLLAVLFGERTEERKHE
- a CDS encoding class I adenylate-forming enzyme family protein, which encodes MNNRMPSLPEFYDTLLRRHENDIAVAFRDETLSYATIEERTARLASAFRSMGIKAGDCIAIMVENRPEYLITEIGAIRAGATVIPLNSKLDEDSIRSILDDADARTLVIGPSFFSTGRDLQRDASFDIDYVIGIEGETEFPIGFHSFDELLSKADTDVPAMNPSPEDVAAIYYTGGTTGEPKGVMHTHRGLILNTYSHIAELEICKQERALLTTPLGHSAGFIARAILTQGGTIVLEREFEPAQFLQTIAAERITWSFLVPTMVSELLDAPEFEEADTSSLQTLVYGASSIPSAVLKRGIETLGQVFIQLYGLTEVPNLVSVLSKSDHDPDREDVLLSTGYPVQLADVSIVDREDRWDGDIGEIVVTSPYAMKGYRKRDALVSEQPDRIHTGDLGRIGDDGRLYVLDRIQDVIISDGQLVFSSEVENVVQRHPDVQQVAIIGIPNDRDALDVVTRDRLNVEQIVKAVVVVETDVPLESIQEFCRDEGLDDHQIPRTMDTVGKLPETPYGKIDKKSLRKPYW
- a CDS encoding 2Fe-2S iron-sulfur cluster-binding protein, producing MPTVEYEGETIEADIGDNLRQTLLDAGLTPHNGAAQYTNCHGNGICGTCAVEIVRGDVSDPSDKERRRLKLPPHSPDSGLRLSCQLPIEDDLVVRKHAGFWGQKVDRDDR
- a CDS encoding MaoC family dehydratase, translating into MTKPIEGETRTFERTFTVEDVQRFAELSGDDQPRHTEPAEDGRVMVQGLLTATLPTKLGSDNEVLASTMEFDFHQPVYTGEPITCRSTFDTVVERDDRYEFVSDVVCENADGETVLTSATEGIIWKDE